A DNA window from Porites lutea chromosome 6, jaPorLute2.1, whole genome shotgun sequence contains the following coding sequences:
- the LOC140941110 gene encoding tetratricopeptide repeat protein 28-like, with protein MGDMKSVATSSLSLGILFKRLGDYSKAKEHLREALRVTKKIGCRNEEALCHGYLGTLLCCACEKAQKHYENQLQIAKEIGCRVTEASGYLNLGELSRDLGDYAKAKEYLEKAVSITEEIADKNGRALCGGILGTVLHFLGDYSKAREYHKKALCMSQEARNISVELDVVSEIAMTLVLEGKMKEASSYLLDCIAKFEDVRSSLKDNIESQLKITLFDQHILEYRVLSSLFCITGKPVEGLHVVELGRARALADLMSVQYSLKSEVSGFERFWADFEKCMINESNSAFLYISYFVSSLFLWLFNGAGELIRFQEVDVNKCLANNAPEVNKPTRLVDDVFETIWVGKFRVEDHQENGQLQPNPTLAECYKMFVEPVADCLDAAEIIIVPDRCLFKVPFAALEDERGKYLSESFRIRIIPSLLTLKFVQDTPADNHNQTGALIVGDPDVGLVRNKRGKKIQPHPLPRAREEAEIIGKLLQVQPLLGEKATKQAVIQSINSVSLIHFACHGDEKLGEIILVPLHPVYSKSGEEKKPREEEIPREEDYILTMADISQVRLQAKLVVLSCCHSASGHVSAEGVVGIAHAFLGSGARSVLVALWAIDDEATKQFMSRFYEHLVSGESASESLHQAMKWMRENGSSDIRKWAPFMLIGDNETLDFRK; from the coding sequence ATGGGCGACATGAAAAGCGTGGCCACATCCTCTTTATCTCTAGGAATTTTGTTTAAACGTCTCGGTGACTACTCCAAGGCTAAAGAACATTTAAGAGAAGCACTTAGAGTGACCAAAAAAATTGGCTGCCGGAATGAGGAAGCATTATGTCATGGTTACCTGGGAACATTGCTTTGTTGTGCCTGTGAGAAGGCTCAGAAACATTACGAAAACCAATTACAGATCGCAAAAGAAATTGGTTGTAGGGTAACAGAAGCGTCAGGTTATCTAAACCTTGGAGAGTTGTCACGCGACCTTGGGGACTATGCCAAGGCTAAAGAGTATCTCGAAAAAGCGGTTTCTATCACTGAAGAAAttgctgacaaaaatggaaGAGCTCTTTGTGGCGGAATACTTGGAACCGTGCTTCATTTTCTTGGTGATTATTCAAAGGCTAGAGAATATCACAAAAAAGCACTTTGCATGAGTCAAGAGGCTCGAAACATTTCCGTTGAATTAGATGTCGTTTCTGAAATCGCAATGACACTGGTGTTGGAAGGCAAAATGAAGGAAGCTAGCTCCTATCTTTTGGATTGTATTGCCAAATTCGAGGATGTAAGAAGTTCCCTGAAAGATAACATCGAAAGCCAGTTAAAGATAACATTATTTGACCAGCATATTCTCGAATACCGCGTTTTAAGTTCCTTGTTTTGCATTACAGGGAAACCTGTCGAAGGCCTTCACGTTGTAGAGCTTGGACGGGCCAGAGCCCTTGCAGATTTAATGTCAGTCCAGTACTCCTTAAAAAGCGAAGTATCAGGATTTGAACGATTTTGGGCTGATTTTGAAAAGTGCATGATCAATGAAAGTAACTCtgcgtttttgtacatttcctacTTTGTCAGTTCTCTATTTTTGTGGCTTTTCAATGGGGCAGGCGAACTGATTCGCTTCCAAGAAGTCGATGTCAATAAATGTCTCGCCAACAATGCACCGGAAGTTAACAAACCAACACGATTGGTGGACGACGTTTTTGAAACTATATGGGTTGGAAAGTTCCGTGTAGAAGACCACCAAGAGAATGGCCAGCTACAACCCAATCCTACTCTTGCTGAGTGTTACAAGATGTTTGTCGAACCCGTAGCTGACTGCCTTGATGCAGCTGAAATCATCATTGTTCCCGATCGCTGCTTGTTTAAAGTTCCGTTTGCAGCGTTGGAGGATGAAAGAGGTAAATACTTATCCGAGTCCTTCAGGATCCGCATCATTCCCTCTCTGTTGACCCTCAAGTTCGTTCAAGACACCCCGGCAGACAATCACAACCAAACTGGAGCGCTGATTGTAGGAGACCCTGATGTTGGTCTGGTGCGCAACAAGCGAGGCAAAAAAATCCAGCCACATCCACTTCCTCGTGCAAGGGAGGAAGCAGAGATAATTGGTAAGCTACTCCAAGTTCAACCTTTGCTAGGAGAAAAGGCAACCAAGCAGGCGGTTATTCAAAGCATTAATTCTGTCAGCCTTATTCATTTCGCTTGTCATGGTGACGAAAAACTTGGAGAAATCATTCTTGTTCCTCTACACCCTGTTTATTCGAAAtcaggagaagagaaaaaaccaAGAGAAGAAGAGATACCGAGAGAGGAAGACTACATATTGACAATGGCCGACATCTCACAAGTTCGACTTCAAGCAAAATTGGTTGTCCTTAGCTGTTGCCACAGTGCAAGTGGACACGTCAGTGCCGAGGGAGTTGTTGGAATTGCTCATGCGTTCCTGGGATCTGGTGCACGTTCAGTGTTGGTGGCATTGTGGGCCATAGACGACGAAGCAACAAAACAGTTCATGAGTCGTTTCTACGAGCACCTTGTTAGTGGGGAAAGTGCCAGTGAATCTCTTCACCAGGCCATGAAGTGGATGAGAGAAAACGGCTCCTCTGACATTAGGAAATGGGCGCCATTTATGCTGATTGGAGATAACGAAACACTTGATTTCAGAAAATAA